Proteins found in one Anopheles aquasalis chromosome 3, idAnoAquaMG_Q_19, whole genome shotgun sequence genomic segment:
- the LOC126577007 gene encoding calcium/calmodulin-dependent protein kinase type II subunit beta isoform X2: MIHVDETDPMGDVPPAFPYREVEIQRGVDAKQLYELSTELGRGKFGVVYKCKEKCTGVRLAAKFIQIVKKGDRRNIEREVHMMNVLHHAKIAQLYAAFEFDRTFCVMMELVEGGELFDRVLDEKFILTERACSIFMRQICDAVAYIHGNNIIHLDMKPENILCLTESGNRIKIIDFGLAREYDPDNKLQVLFGTPEFVAPEVVNFEAISFATDMWSVGVIAYVLVSGLSPFAGEDDIQTMGNITIGRYDFLDEAFDNVSEEAIDFINRCLVKEQKERLTAEDALKHKWIKRKPQYTPTNRRPSITTFKPVLLESNNNSSNVTSNEIDKDNLKELVGKWNETPNNRYTFEQDTENIISPAGDSVQLRRPTLPELAGLPNPGSRRGSIARDRSPHTTPATEPGLVEATSTIGDLETPQPAEAHEPAPCVEPSDGGGPRAKELDAATAAAEDADAMSSSPCTPLSPTSTTTIGSSSSSSASQQELDSELESLKSKVHTIRTSRAQNKLNELAQRPDFLANDPFKLPTFRFLPKSISLCNEDSVFKENYTKFCDRNASASGVEVETANTIATTATTTNSGSSNSSTPVKPPSVRKKSSGTGPTSGGTRKKKDSSATTVTTTTTFSSGGAGTICPSTTVRKTIVKQQKVLVDEVQEQNVTAASEPTGIRRAPLISQQKSVDGAVVGSSPASVFVSTASVKRTKFRVNQLSSRDVPVAINPVARRYLEQSGAQNAPIARLDDTDRHPTVVNGGRVGSRVKQRDTETTLDDSVTVNNLRNSALKLRSLSVDWDAVDAVENRSMKTINSFLKRHAVASSAVRQIQAQLEATITQK; encoded by the exons ATGTACCCCCAGCGTTCCCGTACCGGGAGGTGGAGATACAGCGCGGTGTCGACGCCAAACAGTTGTACGAACTCAGCACCGAACTCGGCAG GGGAAAGTTTGGTGTGGTGTACAAGTGCAAGGAGAAGTGTACGGGCGTCCGGTTGGCGGCCAAATTTATCCAGATCGTCAAGAAGGGCGACCGGCGGAACATCGAGCGGGAGGTGCACATGATGAACGTTCTGCACCACGCCAAGATCGCCCAGCTGTACGCGGCGTTCGAGTTCGATCGAACGTTCTGCGTCATGATGGAGCT GGTGGAAGGGGGTGAGCTGTTCGATCGAGTGCTGGACGAAAAGTTCATCCTGACCGAGCGCGCTTGCTCGATCTTTATGCGGCAGATTTGCGATGCGGTCGCGTACATTCACGGCAATAACATTATCCACCTCGATATGAAGCCAGAGAACATCCTGTGCCTCACGGAGAGTGGAAACCGGATCAAGATCATCGATTTCGGGCTGGCCCGGGAGTACGATCCGGACAATAAGCTGCAGGTACTGTTTGGCACGCCGGAGTTTGTGGCGCCCGAGGTGGTCAACTTTGAGGCGATCTCGTTTGCGACCGACATGTGGAGCGTCGGGGTGATCGCTTATGTGCT TGTTTCCGGTTTGTCACCGTTCGCTGGCGAGGATGATATCCAGACCATGGGAAATATCACGATCGGACGGTACGATTTTCTCGATGAAGCGTTCGATAACGTGTCGGAGGAGGCGATCGATTTCATCAACCGTTGTTTGGTGAAGGAACAGAA AGAACGTCTGACGGCCGAGGATGCACTGAAGCACAAATGGATCAAGCGGAAACCGCAGTACACCCCGACCAATCGGCGACCATCGATCACTACCTTCAAGCCAGTTCTACTggagagcaacaacaacagcagcaatgtcACG AGCAACGAGATCGACAAGGACAACCTAAAGGAGCTGGTGGGGAAGTGGAACGAAACGCCGAACAATCGTTACACCTTCGAGCAGGACACGGAGAACATCATTTCACCGGCGGGCGATTCGGTGCAGCTCCGGCGGCCCACCCTGCCCGAGCTGGCCGGTCTGCCCAACCCCGGGAGCCGCCGTGGTAGCATAGCACGGG ATCGTTCCCCTCACACCACACCGGCGACGGAACCGGGTCTGGTGGAAGCCACGTCGACAATCGGCGATCTCGAGACACCGCAGCCAGCGGAAGCGCACGAACCGGCACCGTGCGTCGAACcttctgatggtggtggtcctcggGCCAAG GAGTTGGATGCGGCGACGGCGGCTGCGGAGGACGCGGACGCCATGTCGTCATCTCCCTGCACCCCACTATCgccgacgtcgacgacgacgatcggcagcagcagcagcagcagtgcgtcCCAGCAAGAGCTAGACAGCGAGCTGGAAAGCCTAAAGTCGAAGGTCCACACGATCCGTACATCGCGAGCACAGAACAAACTGAACGAGCTGGCCCAACGGCCCGACTTCCTGGCCAACGATCCCTTCAAGCTGCCCACCTTCCGTTTCCTCCCGAAGTCGATCAGCCTGTGTAACGAGGATTCGGTGTTCAAGGAGAACTACACCAAGTTCTGCGATCGTAACGCATCCGCAAGTGGCGTCGAGGTGGAGACAGCGAACACGATcgcgaccacggcgacgacgacaaacagtggcagcagcaacagcagcacacccgTTAAACCACCGAGCGTACGCAAGAAGTCATCCGGGACGGGCCCAACGAGTGGTggaacgagaaagaaaaaggactCGTCCGCTACCACCGTGACCACGACCACAACGTTCTCGAGTGGTGGCGCTGGTACGATCTGTCCCTCGACCACCGTACGCAAAACGATCgtcaagcagcagaaggtgctggtggatgaGGTGCAGGAGCAAAACGTTACGGCTGCCAGTGAACCGACGGGAATTCGAAGGGCTCCACTGATAAGCCAGCAGAAGAGTGTCGACGGCGCGGTTGTTGGTAGCTCCCCCGCGTCCGTCTTTGTCAGTACGGCCTCGGTGAAGCGTACCAAGTTTCGGGTGAACCAGCTGAGCAGCCGTGATGTCCCGGTGGCAATCAATCCGGTTGCGCGACGTTATCTGGAGCAGAGCGGTGCTCAGAACGCACCGATCGCCCGGCTGGATGATACCGATCGGCATCCGACAGTGGTGAATGGAGGGCGCGTGGGCAGTAGGGTGAAGCAGCGCGATACCGAGACCACTCTCGATGACTCGGTCACGGTGAACAATCTGCGGAACAGTGCGCTCAAGCTGCGTAGCCTCTCGGTTGACTGGGATGCGGTCGATGCGGTCGAGAACCGGTCGATGAAGACGATCAATAGTTTCCTCAAGCGGCACGCGGTCGCCAGTTCGGCCGTCCGGCAGATACAGGCACAGCTCGAGGCAACCATCACGCAGAAATGA
- the LOC126577007 gene encoding calcium/calmodulin-dependent protein kinase type II subunit beta isoform X1, with the protein MIHVDETDPMGDVPPAFPYREVEIQRGVDAKQLYELSTELGRGKFGVVYKCKEKCTGVRLAAKFIQIVKKGDRRNIEREVHMMNVLHHAKIAQLYAAFEFDRTFCVMMELVEGGELFDRVLDEKFILTERACSIFMRQICDAVAYIHGNNIIHLDMKPENILCLTESGNRIKIIDFGLAREYDPDNKLQVLFGTPEFVAPEVVNFEAISFATDMWSVGVIAYVLVSGLSPFAGEDDIQTMGNITIGRYDFLDEAFDNVSEEAIDFINRCLVKEQKERLTAEDALKHKWIKRKPQYTPTNRRPSITTFKPVLLESNNNSSNVTSNEIDKDNLKELVGKWNETPNNRYTFEQDTENIISPAGDSVQLRRPTLPELAGLPNPGSRRGSIARDRSPHTTPATEPGLVEATSTIGDLETPQPAEAHEPAPCVEPSDGGGPRAKVRDDLRRLSDLLKLSLTNVTKELDAATAAAEDADAMSSSPCTPLSPTSTTTIGSSSSSSASQQELDSELESLKSKVHTIRTSRAQNKLNELAQRPDFLANDPFKLPTFRFLPKSISLCNEDSVFKENYTKFCDRNASASGVEVETANTIATTATTTNSGSSNSSTPVKPPSVRKKSSGTGPTSGGTRKKKDSSATTVTTTTTFSSGGAGTICPSTTVRKTIVKQQKVLVDEVQEQNVTAASEPTGIRRAPLISQQKSVDGAVVGSSPASVFVSTASVKRTKFRVNQLSSRDVPVAINPVARRYLEQSGAQNAPIARLDDTDRHPTVVNGGRVGSRVKQRDTETTLDDSVTVNNLRNSALKLRSLSVDWDAVDAVENRSMKTINSFLKRHAVASSAVRQIQAQLEATITQK; encoded by the exons ATGTACCCCCAGCGTTCCCGTACCGGGAGGTGGAGATACAGCGCGGTGTCGACGCCAAACAGTTGTACGAACTCAGCACCGAACTCGGCAG GGGAAAGTTTGGTGTGGTGTACAAGTGCAAGGAGAAGTGTACGGGCGTCCGGTTGGCGGCCAAATTTATCCAGATCGTCAAGAAGGGCGACCGGCGGAACATCGAGCGGGAGGTGCACATGATGAACGTTCTGCACCACGCCAAGATCGCCCAGCTGTACGCGGCGTTCGAGTTCGATCGAACGTTCTGCGTCATGATGGAGCT GGTGGAAGGGGGTGAGCTGTTCGATCGAGTGCTGGACGAAAAGTTCATCCTGACCGAGCGCGCTTGCTCGATCTTTATGCGGCAGATTTGCGATGCGGTCGCGTACATTCACGGCAATAACATTATCCACCTCGATATGAAGCCAGAGAACATCCTGTGCCTCACGGAGAGTGGAAACCGGATCAAGATCATCGATTTCGGGCTGGCCCGGGAGTACGATCCGGACAATAAGCTGCAGGTACTGTTTGGCACGCCGGAGTTTGTGGCGCCCGAGGTGGTCAACTTTGAGGCGATCTCGTTTGCGACCGACATGTGGAGCGTCGGGGTGATCGCTTATGTGCT TGTTTCCGGTTTGTCACCGTTCGCTGGCGAGGATGATATCCAGACCATGGGAAATATCACGATCGGACGGTACGATTTTCTCGATGAAGCGTTCGATAACGTGTCGGAGGAGGCGATCGATTTCATCAACCGTTGTTTGGTGAAGGAACAGAA AGAACGTCTGACGGCCGAGGATGCACTGAAGCACAAATGGATCAAGCGGAAACCGCAGTACACCCCGACCAATCGGCGACCATCGATCACTACCTTCAAGCCAGTTCTACTggagagcaacaacaacagcagcaatgtcACG AGCAACGAGATCGACAAGGACAACCTAAAGGAGCTGGTGGGGAAGTGGAACGAAACGCCGAACAATCGTTACACCTTCGAGCAGGACACGGAGAACATCATTTCACCGGCGGGCGATTCGGTGCAGCTCCGGCGGCCCACCCTGCCCGAGCTGGCCGGTCTGCCCAACCCCGGGAGCCGCCGTGGTAGCATAGCACGGG ATCGTTCCCCTCACACCACACCGGCGACGGAACCGGGTCTGGTGGAAGCCACGTCGACAATCGGCGATCTCGAGACACCGCAGCCAGCGGAAGCGCACGAACCGGCACCGTGCGTCGAACcttctgatggtggtggtcctcggGCCAAGGTACGTGACGATTTGCGTAGACTTTCCGATTTACTAAAGCTTTCCCTCACGAACGTCACGAAGGAGTTGGATGCGGCGACGGCGGCTGCGGAGGACGCGGACGCCATGTCGTCATCTCCCTGCACCCCACTATCgccgacgtcgacgacgacgatcggcagcagcagcagcagcagtgcgtcCCAGCAAGAGCTAGACAGCGAGCTGGAAAGCCTAAAGTCGAAGGTCCACACGATCCGTACATCGCGAGCACAGAACAAACTGAACGAGCTGGCCCAACGGCCCGACTTCCTGGCCAACGATCCCTTCAAGCTGCCCACCTTCCGTTTCCTCCCGAAGTCGATCAGCCTGTGTAACGAGGATTCGGTGTTCAAGGAGAACTACACCAAGTTCTGCGATCGTAACGCATCCGCAAGTGGCGTCGAGGTGGAGACAGCGAACACGATcgcgaccacggcgacgacgacaaacagtggcagcagcaacagcagcacacccgTTAAACCACCGAGCGTACGCAAGAAGTCATCCGGGACGGGCCCAACGAGTGGTggaacgagaaagaaaaaggactCGTCCGCTACCACCGTGACCACGACCACAACGTTCTCGAGTGGTGGCGCTGGTACGATCTGTCCCTCGACCACCGTACGCAAAACGATCgtcaagcagcagaaggtgctggtggatgaGGTGCAGGAGCAAAACGTTACGGCTGCCAGTGAACCGACGGGAATTCGAAGGGCTCCACTGATAAGCCAGCAGAAGAGTGTCGACGGCGCGGTTGTTGGTAGCTCCCCCGCGTCCGTCTTTGTCAGTACGGCCTCGGTGAAGCGTACCAAGTTTCGGGTGAACCAGCTGAGCAGCCGTGATGTCCCGGTGGCAATCAATCCGGTTGCGCGACGTTATCTGGAGCAGAGCGGTGCTCAGAACGCACCGATCGCCCGGCTGGATGATACCGATCGGCATCCGACAGTGGTGAATGGAGGGCGCGTGGGCAGTAGGGTGAAGCAGCGCGATACCGAGACCACTCTCGATGACTCGGTCACGGTGAACAATCTGCGGAACAGTGCGCTCAAGCTGCGTAGCCTCTCGGTTGACTGGGATGCGGTCGATGCGGTCGAGAACCGGTCGATGAAGACGATCAATAGTTTCCTCAAGCGGCACGCGGTCGCCAGTTCGGCCGTCCGGCAGATACAGGCACAGCTCGAGGCAACCATCACGCAGAAATGA
- the LOC126577007 gene encoding uncharacterized protein LOC126577007 isoform X3, with product MAVCCTAALHVLFLRLDGTRHTRSNRFRISNPAPGVVFVCALICFWLPMSGWDVDVRSPGRPLARSSALQFATATDLDAPNDALPLQDDFGEPDRNDDQEAERNGNGYYDPDHRNEDDGPATTPTESCQVVITQNASNALAEGSQDAVPNDGGADGEATEGIRSSGSNSDTGSCTSIDSINSFSNLANGSNSSSSSSVVAAASGMAFTKQSIVDAVPTDTDCRSVYDLCLSADRSPHTTPATEPGLVEATSTIGDLETPQPAEAHEPAPCVEPSDGGGPRAKVRDDLRRLSDLLKLSLTNVTKELDAATAAAEDADAMSSSPCTPLSPTSTTTIGSSSSSSASQQELDSELESLKSKVHTIRTSRAQNKLNELAQRPDFLANDPFKLPTFRFLPKSISLCNEDSVFKENYTKFCDRNASASGVEVETANTIATTATTTNSGSSNSSTPVKPPSVRKKSSGTGPTSGGTRKKKDSSATTVTTTTTFSSGGAGTICPSTTVRKTIVKQQKVLVDEVQEQNVTAASEPTGIRRAPLISQQKSVDGAVVGSSPASVFVSTASVKRTKFRVNQLSSRDVPVAINPVARRYLEQSGAQNAPIARLDDTDRHPTVVNGGRVGSRVKQRDTETTLDDSVTVNNLRNSALKLRSLSVDWDAVDAVENRSMKTINSFLKRHAVASSAVRQIQAQLEATITQK from the coding sequence ATGGCGGTCTGCTGTACTGCTGCTTTGCATGTCCTTTTCTTGCGCCTTGACGGCACGCGGCACACTAGATCAAATCGATTCCGCATTTCTAATCCGGCAcccggtgttgtgtttgtgtgcgctctGATCTGTTTCTGGCTCCCCATGTCTGGCTGGGATGTGGATGTACGCTCACCTGgccgcccgctcgcccgctcgtCCGCTTTGCAAttcgccacggccacggattTAGATGCACCGAACGATGCTTTGCCGCTGCAGGATGATTTCGGTGAGCCGGACCGGAACGATGACCAGGAAGCTGAACGGAATGGCAACGGTTACTACGATCCCGATCATCgcaacgaggacgatggtCCTGCGACAACGCCTACCGAGAGCTGCCAAGTAGTAATAACGCAAAACGCTAGTAACGCTCTCGCCGAGGGGTCCCAGGATGCGGTAccaaacgatggtggtgctgatggtgaagcAACGGAGGGCATCAGAAGTAGCGGAAGTAATAGTGACACCGGCAGTTGCACTAGCATTGACAGTATTAATAGCTTTAGCAATCTGGCCAACGGTagcaatagtagtagtagtagtagtgtagTCGCAGCTGCAAGCGGAATGGCTTTCACTAAACAGAGCATTGTTGATGCCGTGCCCACGGACACTGATTGCCGATCGGTGTACGATCTATGCCTCTCTGCAGATCGTTCCCCTCACACCACACCGGCGACGGAACCGGGTCTGGTGGAAGCCACGTCGACAATCGGCGATCTCGAGACACCGCAGCCAGCGGAAGCGCACGAACCGGCACCGTGCGTCGAACcttctgatggtggtggtcctcggGCCAAGGTACGTGACGATTTGCGTAGACTTTCCGATTTACTAAAGCTTTCCCTCACGAACGTCACGAAGGAGTTGGATGCGGCGACGGCGGCTGCGGAGGACGCGGACGCCATGTCGTCATCTCCCTGCACCCCACTATCgccgacgtcgacgacgacgatcggcagcagcagcagcagcagtgcgtcCCAGCAAGAGCTAGACAGCGAGCTGGAAAGCCTAAAGTCGAAGGTCCACACGATCCGTACATCGCGAGCACAGAACAAACTGAACGAGCTGGCCCAACGGCCCGACTTCCTGGCCAACGATCCCTTCAAGCTGCCCACCTTCCGTTTCCTCCCGAAGTCGATCAGCCTGTGTAACGAGGATTCGGTGTTCAAGGAGAACTACACCAAGTTCTGCGATCGTAACGCATCCGCAAGTGGCGTCGAGGTGGAGACAGCGAACACGATcgcgaccacggcgacgacgacaaacagtggcagcagcaacagcagcacacccgTTAAACCACCGAGCGTACGCAAGAAGTCATCCGGGACGGGCCCAACGAGTGGTggaacgagaaagaaaaaggactCGTCCGCTACCACCGTGACCACGACCACAACGTTCTCGAGTGGTGGCGCTGGTACGATCTGTCCCTCGACCACCGTACGCAAAACGATCgtcaagcagcagaaggtgctggtggatgaGGTGCAGGAGCAAAACGTTACGGCTGCCAGTGAACCGACGGGAATTCGAAGGGCTCCACTGATAAGCCAGCAGAAGAGTGTCGACGGCGCGGTTGTTGGTAGCTCCCCCGCGTCCGTCTTTGTCAGTACGGCCTCGGTGAAGCGTACCAAGTTTCGGGTGAACCAGCTGAGCAGCCGTGATGTCCCGGTGGCAATCAATCCGGTTGCGCGACGTTATCTGGAGCAGAGCGGTGCTCAGAACGCACCGATCGCCCGGCTGGATGATACCGATCGGCATCCGACAGTGGTGAATGGAGGGCGCGTGGGCAGTAGGGTGAAGCAGCGCGATACCGAGACCACTCTCGATGACTCGGTCACGGTGAACAATCTGCGGAACAGTGCGCTCAAGCTGCGTAGCCTCTCGGTTGACTGGGATGCGGTCGATGCGGTCGAGAACCGGTCGATGAAGACGATCAATAGTTTCCTCAAGCGGCACGCGGTCGCCAGTTCGGCCGTCCGGCAGATACAGGCACAGCTCGAGGCAACCATCACGCAGAAATGA